gagagagagagacagacagacagacagacagacagacagacagacagacagacagacagacagacagacagacagacagacagacagacacacacacacacacacacacacacacacacacacacacacacacacacacacacagagagtggaggttaaggctcttcgtctcatcagctctcctcctactgatagtcttctacctcttaaattccgccgcgatgttgcctctctttctatcttctatcgatgttttcatgctgactgctcttctgaactcgctaactgcatgcctccccccctcccgcgaccccgctgcacacgactttctactcatgctcatccctatactgtccaaaccccttatgcaagagttaaccagcatcttcactctttcatccctcacgctggtaaactctggaacaatcttccttcatctgtatttcctcctgcctatgacttgaactctttcaagaggagggtatcatgacacctctcctcccgaatttgaccttgcttttggccacctcttctgattctttttatgggagcagcgattagcgggctttttttaattattgttttttttgtgtgtgcccctgggatgcctcctttgttgtaaaaaaaaaaaaaaggaggttatCAGTCTTATTAAGTGCTCGTGTCCCCGTCTTACGTTTTCAATCACCTTTCCTGGTTTGGTTATGTAATAATTAACCACTTAGGGTCGAGCGGCTCTCCTTGCCTCATtcgagataaagggagagagagtgcaCTTGAGAGCATGTGTACCGACGGCGCGGCCCCCTCCCTTTGTCCGCCGTCACCTCGTCATTCGGGCAGGTAAACTCCCCCTAAATGGCTTCATAAGAGCGCCTGTCAGATAAGCAAGGGTTCCAAAGGGGTGTAAGCCTAAGCTGCGGTCCTGTGTAGCTTAATGAGACTGACAGGCGTCAACGgtgtaataaaaaatgaaatatactTCTTTTTAGGTTGAAGAATAGAGAATTATTGTCGTTTGAGGATCTCTGAAGCGATGAAGTAAATGAGATGCTGGGACTGATTGGGGAATGGATGATTGTTTGCGTCCACGGTGGAAAGCCATAAAAAaggggatatattttttttaggtcaAAGAATATAAGAATATTTTCGTTTGAGAATCTTTGGAGCGGTAATGTAAATGAGCATGTTGAAGGAAGGTTGTAATATGCTGGAACTGGTTGAAGAATTAAGAATTATGTTCGTTTAAAAGTCCCTGGAGCGATGAAGTAAATGAGGACCTTGAGCGAAGGTTGTAAGATGCTGGGGATGGTTGAAAATTAGAGGATTATTTTCGTTTAAGAGTCTCTGGAGCGATGAAGTAAAGGAGCATCTTGAGTGAAGGTTAAAGATGCTGGGAATGATTGAAAACTGCAGGACTGATTTAGTTTGAGTATCAGGAACGATGAAGTAAATGAGCATCGTGAAGGAAGGTTGTAGATGCTGCATGGGACTGACTGGAGACTGAAGGACCGATTTAGTTTAATTAATAAGAGTGTATGTAGCGTTGAAGTAAATGACCATCTTGAGGGAAGGTTACACGATGCCGGGAGTCTTCTCTTTTGTCCTAGGGAAGGCTACAGATGAGGTCAGTgttgcaggttttttttttttttttttttttacattctgggTGGCGGAGCACGGGGTCCATATGAGATCCGATTCGTAGCCGCCGTTCCGATCGTGCTATCGGTAACAATGGCCACCAGTTTGATCCAGATAAAACTGATAAATCTACACACCCCTTGTTTTTGGTGGCACGTCGCGGTACAGTTGATAATAACAATGTCTGCCGGCTCCAAAACCCGTGTGTTGCAATAGCGTTCATTTGTCTCCTCGCGCATTGAAACTCATCCAAAGACACCTATACCTTGTTTGTGATATGGCGCTGTAGACGGCGAGAAGTAATGCCGTATCTTGATGGAGAGATAAGAACGCTTTGCCTCAGAGCTAAAATTAATCTCGACCTTTGCACTCGTGTTGCAGAAGAATCCCTTACTCCCGGAAACATGGCTGAGTAGCATTTGGGTCAGCACAGAACACACGACTCACCATGCAGGCACACGTGTATCGATCACTCCCAGGCGTGAACGAtcggtggcggtgctggtggtggtaatggtggtagtggtgattgtggcaGGCTGGGGAAAGTATGGTGAGGTTTGCTGGTTAGGTTGAGTAAGGTGAGGTTAGATGAGGTgaagttaggtaagataaggtgatGTTAGGTaaagtttggtttggttaggtgaggtttgaataggttaggtaaggcttttGGTtagatttggtggtggtggtgcctgatcATTACTTTCCGCAGCTGTGTCCCGAAGTGAATAAGCTGCCGGAGGTGTGAGTGGGCGGCGGGGGTGTGGGGTAACGCCTCTCCCCGCAGCTTGTGTAATCATAGAGTGACTACCTGAGCTGCCTGTGCCGGTGAGGTGTGCCGCAGCTTCATGAGAAACAAGAGACTCGCAGCCAAAGCGTTAACTTTTCGATGCGTCAAAGACCCACCATAATGGTTGATGGTGAAAGGGGTCTAatgaagtttaattattttttcacgTTCCACTTATGGTGCTGGTAGGCTTACTTGGTGGGGTTTGGTGAACGGCCCCAGCCAGTTACGGTGCAGgtaagtatttatagtggcgccatctttcttgCTCaagctgtcccccggagctcattttacATCAACTACAACTTTGATCTCTTGCAGGTTATAAGTCCAGCGACTGACTCAGCGTCCGCACCATGAGCGAGAAGAAGAAGCTGCTGAGCGGGCACACGGTGGAGCCCCTGACAGAGAAGGAGCAGAACGAGATCACAGCGACGGGGGTTCTGTTCCCCGCCCCGATGGTCCGTCTGCAGCCCGACGGGTGGCTGCTGCCCGACATCATGCCCCAGAAGTACCTCAACAGGGTATATAACTTTAAAGTGAGTACAATATAAATTCGTGCTAATAAGTCCCCCTCAACCTTTGCTGTCAGATAAAAGGAGCACTGTGTCAACTTTGAGACGACCTCTTcaatgtttatgacgtaaccaaatcactggacgtagtctatcttgatttccagaaagcgtttgataaagtcccgcatcataaattactttacaaattaaagcaaatagttattgacggtcaggtaaaccaatggatcgcgaattggttgagcaacagacaacaaagagtagtgattgacggatttaactcagagtgggcgccggtcactagtggcgtccctcagggttcggttcttggcccagtgctcttcattatttacatcaacgacgtggatgttggactcaataatcccattagtaaatttgcagacgacacaaagattggtaactcggttcttactgacgaagacaggcaaagcctccaagaggatttgcacaaaatttcagcttggtcggatagatgggagatgccctttaacgtagacaagtgccaggtccttcaagttggaacgaggaataagaagtttgattacgaaatgcgcggcgttaaactcaaaagcgttcaatgcgtcaaggacttgggggtcaaaatagcgtcaaacctcaaattctcacagcaatgcatcgatgcagcaaataaagcgaacagaatgttgggcttcattaaaagaaactttttatttaagaataaagatgtaatactcccgctctacaacagtttagtcagaccccacttggaatatgcggtacagttttggtctccccaccatgcaaaggatattgctaaattagaaggtgttcagcgtcgggcaacgaaaattatcccttccttgcgcaacaaatcctacgaagaaaggctttctacccttaacatgttctctcttgagaaacgtcgcctccgaggaaaactgatcgaatgttttaaaatacttaatggtttcacgaatgtagacagatcaacattgtttatgatcgatgacactttgcgcacgaggaacaatggcgtaaaactcagatgtagacaagtaaattcagactgcaccaaatttttcttcaccaacgttgtagtgcgagaatggaataagctcccatcatcagtggtccagtgtaacacgattgactccttcaaaaataagctcgaccgtcacttccttcaacttaatatcaactagagtagaaatgcaacgttttggagtcttctgattaatgtaaaatcacttaggtttaaggacagaccaccaagtctggaccatgtggtctgtgtggtctgattttctatgtaaatctatgtaaatcctctgCTTCCCATTCCCCTTCACTAACGTCTGCCTTCCCGGCCCCTCCCCGCCCCACAGTTCCGCCCAGACGACCTGATAGTGATGTCCAGCCCCAAGTCCGGCACCACGTGGATTCAGGAGATCCTGTGGACGATGACGAACAACCCTGATCTAACCCACCCCGAAACCAACACCCCCATCCTAGACCGCTCCCCCGATATCTCGTAAGTAAGCGCGCACGCACATTCATAAAAACTTACCTCTCACCTTTCCATTTCATTTGAGAAGCATCACAGTTACGTGCACCCTTTGGTTTTCTTTCCCACACGTAAGATATTAATAAAATGTTCCAGACctcttaaatacacacacacacacacacacacacacacacacacacacacacacacacacacactcaaaatcaCGCCcgctgaagtaaaaaaaatacctgCCAAGAAATATCAGACGTcgactttcctcccttcacagATTCGACTTCTTGTTCGACACCATCGTGGCTGAGTTTCTCAAGTTCGAGTCGTTCAGAAAGTGGTTCTCGGAGGTGTGTCCGGGGCGCAAGGAGGAGGACGGCATAATGCTGCAGATCGCCGAGCTAATGCCCGGGAGGAGAATTATAAAGTGCCACCTCCCGCTGTGCCTCTTGCCGCCTGACCTACTCGACACAGCCAAGGTGAGGGCACAGGTAGACAGGGCGAGGTAAAAACGCACAGGTAAAAAGGTGTAGGTACGCTGCTCAGCCGCCTTAAATATAGAAAAGGAGTGAATTGGTGTAATTACAAAATAATCGCTACTCATCTGCCATACCTTACACAGCCAAGGTGGGGGCAAAGGTAGGTGTAGATATAGGTACAGATAGATAAAGGTACAAATAGAGGTATGCCGCCCACCTTTCGTCTCACATCTAAGGCAAGAGAATAGACAAGGACACAGGTACAAATACGTAAAGGATATAATATGATTTTCcccttacgttttttttttttgttgttgttgtttttttttggtgtgtttggCAATACCTATTTTCTGTCTGTATGTATTGTCTTTTCTATTTATTGAGGGAAAGTTGATTATAAATATAGAGGGATCTGACTCCTCTCATCCAATATATCACTCACCCTTAGCTCCTTTCCTGCTGCCCTCACCCCACGACTCCCTTCTGCAGGTGGTGTACGCGGCTCGCAACCCCAAGGACGCGATCGTGTCCTACTACAACATGCTGAACAAACTGAGCGTCGCAGAGAGCTCCTCCGACTTCGACAACTTCGCCAGAGCCTTCATGGACGATAACTGTGAGTACCGCGACTGTCATGCACCGCGGGCCAAGCTGTGAGgtggtggggtgaggtgaggatAGGGCAGGTGAGGTAGAGTGAAGTTTGAtcaagttaggttagttaagtgaggtgaggtaaggtgaggtgagataaggtgaggtgaggtgagataaggtgaggtgaggtgagataaggtgaggtgaggtgagataagATGATGTTAGATAAGATAGGAGGTGAGGTTTAATTAGGCTTTTGATTAGCGCTGGTTAGGTAAGGTGGTGAGGTTtgatcaagttaggttaggtgaggtaaggttatgttaggtgACATGAGGTGATGTTAGGGTGAGAGCATTATGCGCTGAGGTGAAATGAGGTGAGGTTGGGATAAGTTAGGTAAGGTCTATTAATTAAGTGTGTTAAGATTAGATTGGTTAGGCTAGATTAGATTAGGCTTGGTATAGTGAGACTTAACAGGTAtactcatgcctcaccaatcttttccccttctacaataaagtaattgaagcggtagacagagatgaaaactatgatgtaatttatcttgattttagtaaagcgtttgacaaagatCCTCACcatcgactgttgcttaaattacaccTCACGGAATAGAGGGTAAAGTTTAGAACTGGGTCAGGACGTGGCTTatcaatagaaagaaaaagaaaagggcagctcaatggtaaaagatctgactggggctgttacgagtggggtctcacaaggttcggtattaggttcactgttgtttatcatttatatcaatgacatagATACAgatattagtagtgatgtcagtaagtttgctgaggataccaagatcggtaaagTAATTAAGTcgaatcaggacgctagtattctccaggatgaactaaacagattgtgtGACTGGGCGGAGAAATggtagatggagttcaatgtatcaatgtagggaagtgcaatattctgagtgtaggtaagaACAAccactcacataactattgcttaaatgacactcccataagcaggtctgggtgcgagagggatttaggggtgttagtgagctctgatctccgtccaagagcacaatgcatttaagctagaaatcgagcaaacagggtgctgggattcatttcaaggagcggaTAAGCAGCAGAAACGCcgaggtcatcctcaaactatatttggcattagttagacctcatcttgattatgcggttctgttctggtcaccttactatataatggatatcaaattgttagaatcggtacagagaagaatgactaagatgattcacgggttaagaaacttgccatacgaggaaagactcgaaacaattaaacttgcattctcttgaaaggcgaagggtgcgaggtgacttgatagaggtttataaatgaatgaaaggctttaataagtgggatattaataaggttctgatggtaagagaaccgttTAGTACATGTAGTAATGGGTTtcaactggataaattcagattcaacagggacataggcaatgagtggaacaggctcagcagtcatgtggtgagtgccaatacaactgtcacattgaaaaatagattagataaattcagggACATTGATACTAGgtgggttagattcacaggagatAAGGTTCACAAGAGCTGCATtgtacaggtctaccggccttttgcagattccttacgttcttatgttcttatactgcAATATGGGGTCACCCTCCAAGTCTAGAGCATTGGCCTGACCCTTGCagttggtaaggttaggttagttaggttaggttaggttagacttcCTGAGGTGAGACATAACAGTTAGGCAGATGTAATAAATAATAAAGCGAGCCACTCAGAGCCTAACAAAGTGTCCTGGCCCTCGCAGTCCTGTTCAGCCCGTACTGGCGGCACGTGCAGCTGGCGTGGGAGCAGCGGAGTCACCCCAACATGTGTTTCGTCTTCTACGAGGACCTCAAGGCAGACACCAAGAAGCACATCAAGCGGCTACATGACTTCATCGGAGCGGATCTCACGCAGAGTCAGCTCGATGGCGTGAGTTTGATGTGgccttttctttgtatttagtTTATTATTGACTTCGATGTTGGCTTCACTTTATCTTTACTTTATTCTTGACTTCGATGTTGACTTCACTTTATCTTTACTTTATTCTTGACTTCGATGTTGACTTCACTTTATCTTTACTTTATTCTTGACTTCGATGTTGACTTCACTTTATATTTAGTTTATTCATGACCTCGATGTTGACTTCACTTTATATTTAGTTTATTCATGACTTCGATGTTGGCTTCACTTTATCTTTAGTGTATTCTTGACTTCGATGTTGGCTTCACTTTATCTTTAGTGTATTCTTGACTTCGATGTTGACTTCACTTTATCTTTAGTGTATTCTTGACTTCGATGTTGACTTCACTTTATCTTTACTTTATTCTTGACCTCGATGTTGACTTCACTTTATATTTAGTTTATTCATGACTTCGATGTTGGCTTCACTTTATCTTTAGTGTATTCTTGACTTCGATGTTGGCTTCACTTTATCTTTAGTGTATTCTTGACTTCGATGTTGGCTTCACTTTATCTTTAGTGTATTCTTGACTTCGATGTTGGCTTCACTTTATCTTTAGTTTATTCTTGACTTCTATGTTGGCTTCACTTTATATTTAGTTTATTCTTGACTTCTATGTTGACTTCACTTTATCTTTAGTGTATTCTTGACTTCGATGTTGGCTTCACTTTATCTTTACTTTATTCCTGACCTTTATCTTTACTTTATTCTTGACCTCGATGTTGGCTTCACTTTATCTTTACTTTATTCTTGACTTCGATGTTGGCTTCACTTTATCTTTACTTTATTCTTGACTTCGATGTTGGCTTCACTTTATCTTTACTTTATTCTTGACTTCGATGTTGGCTTCACTTTATCTTTACTTTATTCTTGACTTCGATGTTGGCTTCACTTTATCTTTACTTTATTCTTGACCTTTATCTTTACTTTATTCTTGACCTCGATGTTGGCTTCACTTTATCTTTACTTTATTCTTGACTTCGATGTTGGCTTCACTTTATCTTTACTTTATTCTTGACTTCGATGTTGGCTTCACTTTATCTTTACTTTATTCTTGACTTCGATGTTGGCTTCACTTTATCTTTACTTTATTATTGACTTCGATGTTGGCTTCACTTTATCTTTACTTTATTCTTGACTTCGATGTTGGCTTCACTTTATCTTTACTTTATTATTGACTTCGATGTTGGCTTCACTTTATCTTTACTTTATTCTTGACTTCGATGTTGGCTTCACTTTATCTTTAGTTTATTATTGACTTCGATGTTGGCTTCACTTTATATTTAGTTTATTATTGACTTCGATGTTGACTTCACTTTACCTTTAGTGTATTCTTGACTTCGATGTTGGCTTCATTTTATCTTTACTTTATTCTTGAGTTCGATGTTGGCTTCATTTTATCTTTACTTTATTCTTGACTTCGATGTTGGCTTCACTTTATCTTTAGTGTATTCTTGACTTCGATGTTGGCTTCATTTTATCTTTACTTTATTCTTGACTTCGATGTTGGCTTCACTTTATCTTTACTTTATTCTTGAGTTCGATGTTGGCTTCACTTTATCTTTACTTTATTCTTGAGTTCGATGTTGGCTTCACTATATATTTTGTTCATTCTTGAGTTCGATGTTGGCTTCACTTTATCTTTACTTTATTCTTGACTTCGATGTCGGCTTCACTTTATCTTTACTTTATTCTTGAGTTCGATGTTGGCTTCACTATATATTTTGTTCATTCTTGAGTTCGATGTTGGCTTCACTATATATTTTGTTCATTCTTGAGTTCGATGTTGGCTTCACTTTATATTTTGTTCATTCTTGAGTTCGATGTTGGCTTCACTATATATTTTGTTCATTCTTGAGTTCGATGTTGGCTTCACTTTATATTTTGTTCATTCTTGAGTTCGATGTTGGCTTCACTTTATCTTTACTTTATTCTTGAGTTCGATGTTGGCTTCACTATATATTTTGTTCATTCTTGAGTTCGATGTTGGCTTCACTATATATTTTGTTCATTCTTGAGTTCGATGTTGGCTTCACTTTATATTTTGTTCATTCTTGAGTTCGATGTTGGCTTCACTTTATATTTTGTTCATTCTTGAGTTCGATGTTGGCTTCACTTTATATTTTGCTCATTCTTGAGTTCGATGTTGGCTTCACTATATATTTTGTTCATTCTTGAGTTCGATGTTGGCTTCACTTTATATTTTGTTCATTCTTGAGTTCGATGTTGGCTTCACTATATATTTTGTTCATTCTTGAGTTCGATGTTGGCTTCACTTTATATTTTGTTCATTCTTGAGTTCGATGTTGGCTTCACTTTATATTTTGCTCATTCTTGAGTTCGATGTTGGCTTCACTTTATATTTTGTTCATTCTTGAGTTTGATGTTGGCTTCACTTTATATTTACTTTATTCTTGAGTTCGATGTTGGCTTCACTTTATATTTACTTTATTCTTGAGTTCGATGTTGACTTAACTTTATCTTTGGCTTATTAAGAATCTGGGAATTTTTATCACGAGTTTGTTATCttccgacactcctcctcctcttcttctacctctattttcctttctttctctttcccatcctccaATAGAGTTTATTCAGAGTTTTCATTGAGTTCGTCTGTCCTtccctatcattctctctctttttctgtgtctttcgatttctgtctgtttgtatctttttctctctctctctctctctctctctctctctctctctctctctctctctctctctctctctctctctctctctctctctcttgttcttccagTCCGGTTccggttttcctttttctcttcgctTACATTCCTCGTGCCCGTCtgcctgtttctttctcttttaaactTTCTCTGTGTCTTTCAATTTCTGGCTGTTTgtacctctattcctcctcctctctctctctctctctctctctctctctctctctctctctctctctctctctctctctctccatcaaaggTAGTCGCAGGTAACACTTCATTCGGCGGTACGTAATGTAATCTTTTGGGGCCAAGGCTCACGGGGGTGCCAAAGCTTTCTTATCGGTGGCGTTAATCCTCGCTCACACTAAttatattggtgtgtgtgtgtgtgtgtgtgtgtgtgtgtgtgtgtgtgtgagtgtgagtgtgtgtgataaAGTGACAAACACAAACATCATACAAACATAgccaaacagagacagacagaaacagtgacaaacagacacacaggggAACTAATTTCGACATAAACTAATAAATGAGTGAACAGGTTAATGATGACAAACAATACTATATCACGTGATTAATTTAACGAAGATactgacaatctctctctctctctctctctctctcctgcaggtgGAGCATCACACGTCCTTTAAGTCGATGAAGGAACGAGGCGAACCAATGAGAGACGGATTATTCACGAACTTTTTccggaaaggtgtgtgtgtgtgtgtgtgtgtgtgtgtgtgtgtgtgtgtgtgtgtgtgtgtgtgtgtgtgtgtgtgtgtgtgtgtgtgtgtgtgtgtgtgtgtgtgtgtgtgtgtgtgtgtgtgtaaaaccttAGTATTAGGAAAAGgatagtaggaaggaaggaagagaaagaaaaaggaaaagagaatgaaggaaggaaggaaagaaggaatcaaagaaaggttttttttttttttttttagcttttgtgtgtgtgtgtgtgtgtgtgtgtgtgtgtgtgtgtgtgtgtgtgtgtgtaaaaccttAGTATTAGGAAAAGgatagtaggaaggaaggaagagaaagaaaaaggaagtgagaaggaaggaaggaaggaaagaaggaatcaaagaaaggttttttttttttttttttgctgttgtagctttttggtgtgtgtgtgtgtgtgtgtgtgtgtgtgtgtgtgtgtgtgtgtgtgtgtgtgtgtgtgtaaacccttATTATTAAGAAAAGgatagtaggaaggaagaaagataaaaaaaaaaaaaggaaatgagcaggaaggaaggaaggaatcaaaaaGAATGAAAGCGAGTGtagtttttcgttttgttttgttttgctgttgtagcttttttttttttttttttgtgtgtgtgtgtttttacatgTTTACCTTCACCTGTAAAAACCTTGTCACCATTTTCTTCAAGCTTTAgtcgcccttccttccctttacatcTTGAGTGTGAAGATGTAATTTAAACTACCATatatattcctctctccctctcacgctcccacacacacttttctcctcACAGCCAAGCCTAAACTTAACCCTACAATCAAGGACACACTTCACCTCTTATACCAACCCTTAATCACGCCTAAACACGCCTGCAGGTACAACAGGCGACTGGAAGGGATATTTCACGCCCGAACTCAGGGCGGACATGGACAAGTGGATAGAGGAAAACGCCAGCAAGATCGGAATTACTCACAATTGGGATTGACAACCTTGATACCTGCCCCGCGCCCACCTGTGACACCTGAGCCTACGGTCCCCCGGGGTAAGGCAGGATGACCggatggaaagatggaagagttgaaagggatgaagaaggaagaaagaggcccGTTAACGAtttaaggatggaagaaaggaggggaagaagaattagataagaaaagaaggcagGGTGAAAAATATGGTGCAatttaaaaaggaaggaagatatgaagtaCAAATCAGAAGTAGaataatgaaggaatggaaaagaatggaagaagaagaactgaaggaaagatGGATTGAATGAACTAAGGCAAGAAAAACAGTAAGAACGAGAAAAGAGCagctgagaggaaggaagaaagaaaggaagtacaaATCAGAAAGAAGCAGaatgatgaatgaaggagggcTGCACTGAATGAactaaagcaaggaaaaaaaaagggaagaacagtgaaagGGCAGATGGCAGGAAACGCTTCGTAACTTAATTCAAACCTTATTCGTATGTAGTTctaatttatatacatttttttttccacgttGCTTTGATTAATgtacatctttttattttctctcccctcttttactTCGTCCTCACTCAAAGCTAACGACgagatttctttcttttttcatgttttattcttCGTCCCCGTGTTGACAGTCTCGAGATTCTGTGTTTACGTTCGTTTCGTCTGTGGACTCCCTGGGAACCATTTCATAACTCTTGatgtgatgaaaaaaaataaaggaaaggaacgtGGTGATGGGCTTTTTGATGACCTGTCCTACCTGAGCTACCTTTGTTTATGGTGCTGCTGCGAGTAATTGTGTTACCTGTGTTGCTATCCACCAGGTGAAGGAGTAGTGGACTGTGAGGTGGGTTCAATGCCCCTATATCTTTCTACCTGTCTATATATCTACCAGTCTATATGTATACCTCTTTACCTATATTTCTGTGTACCTGGTAATGAGGAAAGGTGCAatgtggaagaaataagggagtactattcatgtatttttttctgattatcttTTTTTACATGCCTATTTGCCCACCTATCTatcccttactctcttcctgtCTAGCTGGGTTTCTGTCTA
Above is a genomic segment from Eriocheir sinensis breed Jianghai 21 chromosome 7, ASM2467909v1, whole genome shotgun sequence containing:
- the LOC126995310 gene encoding uncharacterized protein LOC126995310, with product MSEKKLLSGHTVEPMTEKEQKKMTESGHALPSPMVRLQPDGWVLPDIMANKYLDKVYNFKFRPDDLIVMSIPKCGTTWMQEILWTMANNPDLTHPRTNTPILNRSPDISIIKRRFPSLHKFDFVFDSFQAQVHKFESFRKWFSEVCPGRKEEDGIMLQIAELMPERRIIKCHLPLNLLPLDVLDTAKVVYTTRNPKDVIVSYYKIMNNVDGVESPTSLDAFARVYMDDGYKERTTNYWKEYFTPEPKADMDKLSVRTMSEKKKLLSGHTVEPLTEKEQNEITATGVLFPAPMVRLQPDGWLLPDIMPQKYLNRVYNFKFRPDDLIVMSSPKSGTTWIQEILWTMTNNPDLTHPETNTPILDRSPDISFDFLFDTIVAEFLKFESFRKWFSEVCPGRKEEDGIMLQIAELMPGRRIIKCHLPLCLLPPDLLDTAKVVYAARNPKDAIVSYYNMLNKLSVAESSSDFDNFARAFMDDNFLFSPYWRHVQLAWEQRSHPNMCFVFYEDLKADTKKHIKRLHDFIGADLTQSQLDGVEHHTSFKSMKERGEPMRDGLFTNFFRKGTTGDWKGYFTPELRADMDKWIEENASKIGITHNWD